Proteins encoded within one genomic window of Pongo pygmaeus isolate AG05252 chromosome 18, NHGRI_mPonPyg2-v2.0_pri, whole genome shotgun sequence:
- the DBNDD1 gene encoding dysbindin domain-containing protein 1 isoform X1 translates to MEPPESAGTGEIVKEAEVPQAALGVPAQGTGDNGHTPVEEVGGIPVPAPGLLQVTERRQPLSSVSSLEVHFDLLDLTELTDMSDQELAEVFADSDDENLNTESPAGLHPLPRAGCLRSPSWTRTRAEQSREKQPLGDPERQATVLDTFLTVETPQED, encoded by the exons AGATcgttaaggaggctgaggtgccgCAGGCTGCGCTGGGCGTCCCAGCCCAGGGGACAGGGGACAATGGCCACACGCCTGTGGAGGAGGTGGGGGGCATCCCAGTACCAGCACCAGGGCTCCTGCAGGTCACGGAGAGGAGGC AGCCTCTGAGCAGTGTCTCCTCTCTGGAGGTCCACTTTGACCTCCTGGACCTCACTGAGCTGACCGACATGTCCGACCAGGAGCTGGCCGAGGTCTTTGCTGACTCGGACGACGAGAACCTCAACACTGAGTCCCCAGCGG GTCTGCACCCGCTGCCCCGGGCCGGCTGCCTGCGCTCCCCTTCCTGGACGAGGACAAGGGCTGAGCAGAGCCGCGAGAAGCAGCCCCTAGGCGACCCCGAGCGGCAGGCCACAGTCCTGGACACGTTTCTCACTGTGGAGACACCCCAGGAGGACTAG
- the DBNDD1 gene encoding dysbindin domain-containing protein 1 isoform X2 yields the protein MSLHEIVKEAEVPQAALGVPAQGTGDNGHTPVEEVGGIPVPAPGLLQVTERRQPLSSVSSLEVHFDLLDLTELTDMSDQELAEVFADSDDENLNTESPAGLHPLPRAGCLRSPSWTRTRAEQSREKQPLGDPERQATVLDTFLTVETPQED from the exons ATGTCACTCCATG AGATcgttaaggaggctgaggtgccgCAGGCTGCGCTGGGCGTCCCAGCCCAGGGGACAGGGGACAATGGCCACACGCCTGTGGAGGAGGTGGGGGGCATCCCAGTACCAGCACCAGGGCTCCTGCAGGTCACGGAGAGGAGGC AGCCTCTGAGCAGTGTCTCCTCTCTGGAGGTCCACTTTGACCTCCTGGACCTCACTGAGCTGACCGACATGTCCGACCAGGAGCTGGCCGAGGTCTTTGCTGACTCGGACGACGAGAACCTCAACACTGAGTCCCCAGCGG GTCTGCACCCGCTGCCCCGGGCCGGCTGCCTGCGCTCCCCTTCCTGGACGAGGACAAGGGCTGAGCAGAGCCGCGAGAAGCAGCCCCTAGGCGACCCCGAGCGGCAGGCCACAGTCCTGGACACGTTTCTCACTGTGGAGACACCCCAGGAGGACTAG